The nucleotide window aaaactgtgtaattctttttcTGGTTCGCTGTTAactttttgcaataaaatgccttttggtgttgttatcagattttaagcattccgtattgataaaagttcatgccgttcatgaattttcattcataacctgagtaaacacgtttctgagtcaaatgtatgtcttttgttatgttagtggtaaattacacacatataacctggTGATCCTGATCacattttgagtagtatattaatactgaaaaagtttatattttccatagataatcaattattcatgatttaaaatatgttgtcaagggcaataactcctatgctggaacttcctctactggatgtctattatacagtGGTTTCCCAAATATCCATAAttaatctatatatatttatgaattagcattttctttaaaactgttgacacttaaattttgtcatttcaacaagtttctatatattcttattattctgtttaacgaaaatgtggattttctgatgttgatgtatacttctgtttttgtatgtctgacatctttaaaaaggtggcaacatatacatttttttgataattaattaagttgaactatattgagtggaaattaataaagtttttccgcttttaaccattaatattgataagtcacatgaggatggagctaccttaaacagCGGTACATGTAAAACGCGGTTCTCTCTGGATAaaattatatacagtgtatacctCCTGTAACTCttcagaccaaaaaaaaaaaatcaattgaagTCAAAAGTGATCCTAATTATGTTATTAACTCGCATGTACAATAGGAAATATTTTGACAAAGCTACTTTCTTTCCCACGAAGTTGTGGGGAATTGCATACTTATTGTGTAGGAGAACCAGTCGGTGCAGTTTTCTTGTGTTTTGATGATTTACACATTCGATTGTCATTGAGTCGCAAATAATATATCAGGATTCAGAAttcaggcctggatttctcgaaaaaatcttaAGTCcaaactcagacttaagtctgagattttactcaaatttctGAGAAAAATCTCAAATCTGAGAAAACTCAAATAtttggatttctcaaaaaaatctAAGATCGGTTTATAACTCAGCTGAGATTAAATCTTGAGATACCTTCTTAGTAGTCTCAAATCTTATCTTACCTCTCAAATATGGCGATCAACAACAGATCACAACGTCGTCGCCGCCGGCATCGTCAGCGTATAGCGTATAACAGACTCGTGGATCGCGAAAATCCATTAGAAAATTTGTGTGAAGTAGAGGTGTTTAAGAGGTACCGATTTAGGCCTGATACAGTTCTTTATATCACTGGTTTGCTCGCCCCTTCTCTTACACGCGAAACTCTGAGGAGTTGCGCTCTACCACCCCTTCTTCAAGTCCTCGTAACACTGAGGTTTTTAGCGACTGGTGGGTTTTACTCGCTGATTTCGGACACCTTTTCCTCTATTTCCCCACCTTCCATATGCAGAGCAGTAAGAGACGTGTGCCGTGGTTTGTGCTGGGTGGCAAGGCAATTTATCAACATGCCGACAGGTCCAAGAATGGTACAAGTGAAACAAGAATTTTTTGCCATTGCAGGTAATTTGAACTTCCAACATCGACAAGTGAAGGGAAATAATTCTGCAACTCAGGTTATATCGTACCGCAAATATTTCGTATTGAACAACAAACATGGATACATACGTATTAGGAATGAAAACATTGCTTCACTTGTGATATATTATCATGGTACAATggattatataaaaaaaaaagtttgatttgaTTCTGACACACAAATAAAGCAGATATTTGCGGAAGTATTCGTTTATTCCAATATATGGGTGGATCTAGACTTAAATTTTCAAGGGGAGTGTGGTTGGTAATGCATAATGCCGTCATTATTTGTACACAATTTAATCTTTATCAGTTTGACATAGGGTTTCCTAATGTATTAGGCTGCGTTGATGGCACCTACATCAAAATAAAAGCACCTTCCATCAATGAGACAgattatataaatcataatttcaATACCCAAAAATTGTACtttaatatagtttaaattttgaaatccttTAAAATTACTAGATATAACTCGTTTCCACACGTGAAGTAATACAACATTTCTGACACATAAATAAAGCAGATATTTGCGGAAGTATTCGTTTATTCCAATGTGTGGGTGGATCTAGACTTAAAATTTTCAAGGGGAATGTGGTTAGAAACATATATATGAAAGTCTTAAAGATTGGTAACGCATAATGCCGTCATTATTTGTACACAATTTTTAATCTCTATCAATTTGTCATAGGGTTTCCTAATGTATTGGGCTGCGTTGATGGCACCTACATCAAAATAAAAGCACCTTCCATCAATGAGCCAgattatatataaatcataaattcAATACCCAAGAATTGTACttcaatatagtttaaattttgaaatcttttaaaattaatagTTATAATTCGTTTCCACACGTGAAGTAATACaacatttcatgtatatttctacTATAGTCTGATCAATTAACAAGTGATCACaaattaaatattatatatctAGGTTTCCCAAATGTTCTGGGATGTGTTGATGGGACCTTCATCAAACTACAAGCACCATCACAGAATGAACCAGACTATGTGAATAGGAAAGGATATCATTCTCTTAATGTGCAGGTATTCTGTGCTTTTAACATTAGCATATTCATGGATCATATTCGATTTCACAACACAACACAGTATGGTATGATTTTTGATAATGtattaataatttcatttatgCCACAACAGggcctatgggccacattgctcatctGTGAAGATGGGCAACTAGTTAAACAAGTCTTAATTTACACAATATAACATGTTTTCATAACTTGAAGTTTTATGCTTAATAAATACTACTGTATAATGGCTAACTATttcaaaaacaacaaacaatcaatcaaaatatggAATGTCAAAGATGACAACAATGATGAAGACAACATAGATAGACTGAAAAGCTCACACCAGCCAGCAGTTCACATGAGCGAAACATAACAAATAATACCTGGTGGTATTTAACACAACAATTTTATCACCATATTGCTAATACAGGAACACACTGAAACACTAGAGTAATGTCCATAAAATACCATCTTCGTTTACCAAATGTCCGATTCTCTTACTCTCATGAGAGTAAGtaaatcggacacttggctagcaaagatgatgaattaaaacttttgattaattatacaaatacatgtaaccaGGTATTCAAAAACTTCCTATATACATCTCAGGATTTAACCTATATGATGGTTCAAACATTTTGCATGCAAGCTCATACATCTAATTTGAATGTAATAGCATAGAAGACTATTACCAAACAAATATGACATAAATTATTGTCCAATAAACTGACAGTTAAATCTGGATTTGCAATGATAATTTAAAttccttttaaaataacaatttcagaTGATATGTGATGCTAAGTATAGGATCCCAAACTGTGTGGCGAAATGGCCAGGAAGCGTACATGACAGTAGGATATTTAGAGACAGCCGTATCTCTGTTGCCTTTGACAAtggtatatatcattaagaATTTTCTAGGCTTTGAGATAGTACCAATACATTAGACTGATTGtactatatttttttctatatcaacAGGACAATACAAAGGTTTCCTTCTTGGTGACTCAGGATACCCCTGCAAGCCCTATCTTATGACGCCATATCCTGTTCCCTCTACTCCAGCAGAAGTCAAATTCAACAACTGCCATGCTAAAACAAGAGTTCTCATTGAACAGACTTTTGGAATTCTTAAGAAACGATTTTCATGTTTGTCCACTGGCCTACGCACAACTCCAGACAAGGCATGTAGTATCACTTTGGCCTGTGCAGTCTTGCACAACATTGGTATTGAAAGAAATGATATCTTAGATGTAGACGAATTATTTGTAAACCAGGAGGATGTTAGTTTTGATGTTGGGGATCAAAGAGATGGCAAACATGTTAGGGATTATATTTGTCAggcatttttttcttgaaataaaacaggTTATCTATTACTAATACTAAAGGTTTGGACGGTATACAGAAAAAAAGATAGaatcattttttcttcttaaatgatgactattaaaagggcatggacacggttttggttgaaaattttcaaacttttatttttccagtttcaatgtttacattgtttaacattgaaggtatttctaatggtcagcaaaaattcgaatgtcagttgtcgaggtacatgggagatacagaggtcacaagtccttgttatgtaaacaaggcttgtgtcatgtttttgttcatATAGATTAAATATACTTGTAAAAGATTTggttaaagcagatttttcatattacaagttaattctgaacacaattaaacagtttctagagtttgtcacatctcattttgttttcaacatattttctatgagtgaaaaattatcttgagatacattaaacaagataaaataaataaatctattTAGCAATCTATAAGTATACGAAAACATGGCTCtggtcttgtttacataacaaatgatTGTGAGTGCTGTTCAACAACTGACactcaaattttggttgaccattaaaaTTACACTGTACCTTAGTTAAGCAATGGGAAAAGTAAAATTTGAGAATTCTCAGCTCAAATTGCATCCATGCCcctttgaaatattcattgaaTATAAATACTTATTAATGCAtcacaaaatgaaatgttggAATGCATCAAAACATGATATACataatattttacattaatGCGTACAAATCAAGTATATCTTCCCAACCATACTACATACCTTGTCTGGATTGTCTTGTCtattacaaattttgtaaaaataatagcaCCATAGATTTTTCCACATAACAACATTTTGATACTGTAGatcaaaaacatttaatataCAATAACATTCTGCCTATACATAAATAggcaaagttttacacacatatAGTCTTACTGAAACCCATATATATGTTAATAGGAAAATGATCTAGCAATGCCAACACCTACATCAAAGAGACGGAAAAAGTATGGAAGATGAAGAAATCCTAAATAGTATTCGTAATGTACTTGTAAACTCTTACTCTCGAATATTATTTTACTGttctacacatacatgtacacagaatATATACCAACCCTGTGAATCACAACAGAAACAAaaaataactagttctaattgtaacggagATCGTTATGGATGTTCCCCAATCTCCCATCACCACTAAAGAAGTGGTGCCATTGTGCTTCAGCACAACAAATCATTTTACATATACAGTTTTTATAGTATGAACATATGATGTCTATATCATTCCATTTTTGTTTCATAAGGGAATTTATCGATTATCTAAATATCTGCCAATCATAGCAAAGCACATGTGCATACAGATTGAtcattttgaccatgtaaatcaatTGAAACTGTTAATATATATCCCAAGATATAACTttcaaaagatatttcattgaacaagATGCCCAaaggccacatcactcacaagctttggtaccaaaagacaGGTCTTGTCACATATCAATACGATTAgtggccctgttgttcttgagaagatttttataagaGTAATCCTATACATCACCAttgaaaaactttgatacacTATTTTGGTCCTACACTACCCAAAAATACCATGATCTGAACGAACtcgaatctacactatgttaggaagcattcataaaaatttcaacttttctgggccagtggttcttgagaagattttcaaatgatcCTAACCTATTTTTGCCTTCAATGTAGGATGATTTATGCCACTTTTGATTGAAAATGGGAATagttgttcttcagaagaagatttacAAAAGACGTGTAATACATTTTAACTACTTCGTGTGCTTGAGCactttctgagaacactcccaGACAAAAAAGTATTGGGGAGAAAAAGAAGAGggagaaacagagtaaaaacaaaatgcctACTGCTCTGAACATGCCTTGTCCATTTTAGAttgcaaaattttcattttcattttataatatgCTGTCTTTGTTTGGTAAGCCTCCCTTTCTGCCCGAAGGGTTAAAATCTCTTCTTCCTCCATCGTCTTCCGTCTCTTTGATGTGGATGGTGTTGGACCCAAGTCAATGACCTGACAGTTCACTGTTGCACTGGAACTGGCTACAatgatacatttacaaattgtagtACATAAATCATGAAATAGAAGTACAAGTTTTTAATTAATATCAGGTTCTGCAGCAGAATGGTTGCGAAACACAATTCTACATCGAATGATTTCAGTTAATGTcttttgtatatgtataacttttctagcccagtggttcaagagaaaaagatttctaaagaatgtcgctatatattcgcatgtaaaactttgatcccctattgtaggtCGGGGCGACCTACAACCATGGACCatggaccatgattttaacaaaattgaatctgcactatgtaaggcaagagtcatgtaaattttaatttttccaacccagtggttcttgagatgattttTAATGACTCCACcccatttttgcatttatgtaattatctcccctttgtaaggggcatggcccttccaGTGAACTAATAGGTGAGctaaattaaatacatgtacatgtaacagtgaaacctttatgaattatttcatattcaCATACATGTGGAGGCAATCTCAGATGAGTAAGTATGTTGCTGTGGCACCTCATTTGGCACAGAGTAAAGTATCACTGCAATGAAAAATAGTGTTAGTGTAAATAAACTTCGTTCTATCTCGACAACGTCATTATGCATTTTCTGTTGAACTACTGTCTCTTTATAATACTGTTTTTATAATGGTAcaagtttcaagtttgtttaataaTGTATGGTTAaaggtacattgtacatatgttGTATTTAAAGTGAAATGTGGACTGTTCttcaatgcattttttttttttggtgacatGTAGAAAACTTTAGAAAAGACAcaagatttgaaaagaaaattacaaGAATTATGTCAGTTAAGAGTTGCAAATAAATTGggccaaaattaaaagtatttgTTTGATGCACATGTACTCCAACATACAACTTTCAAGGTTGGACATTTTATATCAAGAGAAAAAGTTTGGTTTGCTAAATGAGAATCATTCAATACATCATGAACATGAATAAttgttaaatttgaaaattaaaagtttGGCTTAATAAATGAGAATCATTCAATACATCGTGGACATGAATAATTCATTAATtgtcaaatatgaaaaataacttttattttggCATCAGATGTCAAGATTTTCCCCCACAAAGTCCTTAACAATTATTTGGCATGAATGAATATTATACATTGGGGTAATGtacatcaaatatttttttttaatacttggCCTTACTAACTgatataatttaattgtttgtCTGTATTTCTTGGGTATACCCTGAAACACAATTTGCTAAAATAAGTGTTATTTATTACCTAATTCAAACGCTTCAAAGACGTCTGTAGTTTCACGGGTTATATTGCTCAATTGTATTATCACCCTCTCGGGGGAATTGAAGATGATTGcaagtttgataaatatttgagttaaacgtaaacacattttctgtttgcaatgactaaagaacagaataaattttggAACATAATATATGctgctaaaaattgaaaatttatctaatcatgtatttcattggAAAAGAGATTATCGGACACTTGGTCCGgccaacaactgatattgatcggaccaaaacaaaaattaccggACATTTGCCAATGTCCGACGGACCTTTGGAATCACTgatttataaaatcaaattcgtctgatatctacagatcgaagcatgccatatgtgtaaaaaaaaaatcataagtatattttccaaactgatgctttagaaaattaactggTTCCattggactgactaaaacaaatgtcagtcagtctgtcaGACTTTTAATCAGTCatagactgacgggcatatgttaatttcgagtccTGCATATAGGTTACATTTCGAACATTCATGTGCACTATATACCTTCCTCTGTGTCATGTCCTCCAGACAGACCACACAATGTAGGCCTGTCCCCCATTCCAACAATAATTTCTGCCTCCACTGGAGTGGGCGAGGGAGGCTTTGGTCCTCCACCAGTTGCCGGTCTCCTGATGGCATCCGCTTTCTCCTTtgctgaaatttatttttcacatcagtataatataaacaagaggcccaagggccacattgctcacctgagtcacttggcaaatatttaaagattttccctatatatttgtatgcaaaactgtgatccccccttgtgaccccatcctcccctgggggccatgattttaacaaactaaaatctgaaatatgtcagaaagtttcatataaatctcagcttttctggctcagtggttcttgagaagaagatttttaaagatttttcctatatatttgtatgtaaaactttgatcccctattgtggccccatccaaccccaggggcccatgatttgaacaaacttgaatctgcattatgtcaggaagctttcatgtaaatctcagcttttctggcttagtggttcttgagaagaagattttaaaagtttttccctatatatttgtatgtaaaaccttgatcccccttgtggccccatcctaccaccgggggccatgatttgaacaaacttgaatctacaatatgtcaggaagctttcaggtaaatttcagctcttctggcccagtggttcttgagaagaaaatttttaaatgaccccaccctattttcgcatttttgtgattatctccccttttaaAGAGAcattgcccttcatttgaacaaacttgaaagcccttcacccaaggatgcttttggccatgtttagttgaaattggcccagtggttctggagaagaagtcagaaatgtgaaaagtttaacagacagacggacagacagacgacggacaaaaagcgatcagaaaagctcacttgagctttcagctcaggtgagctaaaaatgaaagaGTGATGCACATCTGATATTTAGCAACAACTGTGGAGACATGCATacttatcacgcctcagacaaaattgttgaaatctgattggtcagatcttggtcacatgacgccgtgaaaaaaaccgtatcatgcgagtaaaatccgtattgggcgagtaattttatttatcgtcgggttcgacttgcagccgtttcaaaaggaaagacatttgactaagttgtatgatatagaccccccacatatacagttagaggtcttcgacgtgataaatgcgttacacagtcagttagtgacctgatacggaaaaatacatggtgtgaaaagaaaacccgtatcgggctcgACTTCGCCTcacccgatacgggttttcttttcacaccatgtatgtttccgtatcaggtcactaactaactgtgtaactaataatacatgtatatcatatgaaCATCTATACTAGTAACAATTTTgagaaattttcttttatatatacgATGATTATAATATAAGCatactttgttttctttaacaAATGTCTACCCATCTCCCCAAATTGAAATTACACCAGATtgcaccccctcccctttcctCAATGTACTCCATAATACGGAAGATAAAGCAGGAACATCTATAATAGGCATTATGAACTGCATTTTGTGCATTGACGAAAAAGatggagaaaaaaattaaacatcaaCGTGATCTATGTCattattgtatatgatacaaaatcaaTGACTGTTATCATGTTGAAGTACTAGTTGGAAAGTTGAACATACCCAAAAAGATGGGCTTAATGCGATtacaacccccacccccatgcCATACCTCTTTGTTTTAGGTTTGAATACTGCTTCTTCACCTCTTCAATCCCCCTTTGACTGGTTTCAGATTGTCTACAtaatacacatacattgtattatttCAAAGGTGAAATAGAAAGAAACGctctttaaaaaatctataGACTGTCCATTTAATGGATCATTTTAGTAAATATtaccatatcatatatttttaatagaatgtaatcaaatttaatttagaatgaaaagaacaaatGATAAACTCATAAAGTATGACTACACAATTATCTGTAAAATATCCTGAAAACCATATTTTATTGGGAATGATAAATCATTCCTTTACCATAATAAGGTTCGGTACAATACATCTCCTGAAAATATTAGCTGTATAGCACATAAGTGAATAATTCAGGTGTGTTATAAGTATATGTAGCCATTTACAAGAGTTTAAAatggatttgaaattttgatttcaattaAATGATAGTTATTTCGtaaaatcatttttcaaaatctgaTATTTTTTAAGGTATAATCTGACATTCTTCAGATGCACATGTAGATATTCATAAATGCACATTAAATTccatttttgtaaataaaaaaaaaattctaacagCGACATATACATGGCGTGTTTGTGTATATCTGCatatatgtacacacacataaatgCATTTGATGTTCATTAAGGCTAGGTATAGATATCGCAGGAACCGGTAACTTATACTATGCTACCccctaaataattaaaaaaaaaaccacaacatTTTATTTGGGGATGGTATAGGCCTAGTATAGATCCCCTACAATCATGactattacaaaattaacggttCATGTGtgtaatctatatataatacacaagtACTTATCTCAAAAACCTCGCATGCTATGGTATCAATCTATAGCATAGCTTGTGAAGTTTATAACACAAGCGTCTGTGGTATATTACGACTACTTCCTCAGTAATCAAAACTCGAACTATTCAAATTCGGAATTGCACTGGTACAAActaactatatttatttccaatcaagggccctcaaggggcagcatgaaaatacatacaaataatgtacaagTAATAAAGTGTATGCGTAAAACACGTTCGTCTTAATCATAGTGAGATGataatatttgttaaaaatagaTATCGAGTTTATATAGGGGCAATGAAAATATACTCCCGTTGCAATCGAAGCAAGGTGTAGATTCGCCATTCGGAGTAATCCCAAACTCGTATTATACGATGGTCTCGCTTCCGGTAATCAAAATGAGCAGATCGGTGCCAATACAATTCGCCCCAATAGCATGTATCAACAAACACTCGactttgataataaatatatgGATGTCAAAAATAGTTAAgaaattttagattttgattaagattaatttcatccgattaaattaattatttatttaaaacataatGCGTTTGTGCAATGTTCCGGGGATTAACTTCTTTTCAATAAAAGGTACACAGATTTTGTTGATAGGAAAAAAATATAACACAGTACTTACGCATTGACGAATTGAGCGACTTCCTCCCACGCCGATTCCTTCACACGAGAGTTCTTCACTCCCCCTGCCCCCTTCATTTTACCGAAAAGGCGGTCCTCTCTGCATCGGACCGCCTCCACCAAGGCCAAACGCTCTCTCTCGGTCCAATTTGGTTTCCGTGCTTTAGGAAAGTCCTCCATCTTGACGTTATACGCGGCAGAAGACAAGCAGACGATTTGTTTACGAAAGATACAGCTGTGCGGATGTTACGT belongs to Ostrea edulis chromosome 7, xbOstEdul1.1, whole genome shotgun sequence and includes:
- the LOC125667448 gene encoding uncharacterized protein LOC125667448, translated to MEDFPKARKPNWTERERLALVEAVRCREDRLFGKMKGAGGVKNSRVKESAWEEVAQFVNAQSETSQRGIEEVKKQYSNLKQRAKEKADAIRRPATGGGPKPPSPTPVEAEIIVGMGDRPTLCGLSGGHDTEEVILYSVPNEVPQQHTYSSEIASTSSSSATVNCQVIDLGPTPSTSKRRKTMEEEEILTLRAEREAYQTKTAYYKMKMKILQSKMDKACSEQ
- the LOC125654769 gene encoding putative nuclease HARBI1, yielding MAINNRSQRRRRRHRQRIAYNRLVDRENPLENLCEVEVFKRYRFRPDTVLYITGLLAPSLTRETLRSCALPPLLQVLVTLRFLATGGFYSLISDTFSSISPPSICRAVRDVCRGLCWVARQFINMPTGPRMVQVKQEFFAIAGFPNVLGCVDGTFIKLQAPSQNEPDYVNRKGYHSLNVQVFCAFNISIFMDHIRFHNTTQYGQYKGFLLGDSGYPCKPYLMTPYPVPSTPAEVKFNNCHAKTRVLIEQTFGILKKRFSCLSTGLRTTPDKACSITLACAVLHNIGIERNDILDVDELFVNQEDVSFDVGDQRDGKHVRDYICQAFFS